The following proteins are encoded in a genomic region of Cyprinus carpio isolate SPL01 unplaced genomic scaffold, ASM1834038v1 S000000004, whole genome shotgun sequence:
- the LOC109072224 gene encoding G2/M phase-specific E3 ubiquitin-protein ligase-like, translating to MLRFQAQASLRPVAHSFTKEVILLPDHTSTHVPRRAKKAWLFEKGHIKSALEFGCDWDADKVMQTITAAFQPVVEGCRLQILMSCYNKLVEPSLTSKQTLGGDLLKKLFLQKSIYVRPDKVILSEEKESSCSDEDSSNTNKNDFKETSDPDKCVTGSVPDISKDVFSAISTVEVQCLSSNTPSISGGDEVIWCIETKDICTNAPPISADNLIMSSFAAAITIDETPTLSSGSSAISSGYTHRFSIGPTISGTGHTPCFSASNTSGASHSPTQTNAPSTTYSTYLDLFEEEYLSDDSDLQEAISRSLESSTNESDSRMTLERIMEQIGSRVNSDSTVRFNIIRRNVWDGTSRAMGRSNFSPDKKVDVKFTDDYGTSEGAVDNGGPTREFFRLCLHEIKDKIGIFEGPSNAKVLTCNSKAMKDNAYFYAGQIMAMSIAHGGQSPCFLSELMYECLQKGPDNVKVKTEDITDEETRSQLQLILQAQTDSQLQDAVAQAASLISLAGHNVRITLEKQTGDCFGSGSLSKCLFVKAEKALTANDVENLFQIIHSERGSNAFQAECRTLAFWQDYLQDAERCSCFLPFTGCDSIPALGFSPTPSLEFITCFGRFSSGQLLCEHILMLRIPVHAVYTSFRSDMDFAIRNSPGFGRA from the exons ATGTTAAGGTTTCAGGCACAAGCCAGTTTACGTCCGGTGGCTCATTCTTTCACCAAAGAAGTTATCCTCCTGCCAGACCATACATCTACACATGTGCCAAGGCGTGCCAAGAAAGCTTGGCTTTTTGAAAAGGGACATATAAAGTCTGCCTTAGAATTTGGGTGTGACTGGGACGCTGACAAAGTTATGCAGACTATAACAGCAGCCTTCCAGCCAGTTGTGGAGGGATGCAG ATTACAAATCTTGATGTCGTGCTACAACAAATTAGTGGAGCCATCCCTGACTTCTAAACAGACTTTAGGTGGAGACCTTCTGAAAAAACTTTTTCTTCAGAAGTCCATTTATGTCAGGCCTGACAAGGTCATTTTAAGTGAAGAGAAAGAATCT TCATGTTCTGATGAAGACAGTAGCAACACAAACAAGAATGATTTCAAAGAAACATCGGATCCTGACAAATGTg TCACTGGTAGTGTGCCTGACATTTCCAAAGATGTTTTTTCAGCCATCTCCACTGTTGAGGTCCAGTGTCTCTCCAGTAATACCCCTTCCATCTCTGGTGGAGATGAAGTTATTTGGTGTATTGAGACTAAAGATATTTGCACCAATGCACCACCCATCTCAGCTGACAACCTCATCATGTCTTCTTTTGCTGCTGCCATTACTATTGATGAGACTCCTACCTTGTCTAGTGGATCATCTGCCATCTCTAGTGGCTACACCCACAGGTTTTCGATTGGTCCCACTATCAGTGGCACTGGACACACACCATGCTTCTCTGCTAGCAACACCTCTGGGGCATCCCATAGTCCCACCCAAACCAATGCACCCAGCACAACCTACAG tacATACCTTGACCTATTTGAGGAAGAATACCTCTCTGATGACTCTGATCTCCAGGAAGCCATTTCAAGGTCCTTAGAGTCCAGCACAAATGAGAG tgATTCAAGGATGACTTTAGAGAGAATAATGGAGCAGATTGGTTCTAGAGTAAATAGTGACAGCACTGTACGCTTCAACATCATAAGAAGAAATGTGTGGGATGGAACATCCAGAGCAATGGGCAGATCCAATTTTTCACCCGACAAAAAGGTGGATGTTAAGTTTACTGATGACTATGGAACATCTGAGGGTGCTGTGGACAATGGAGGACCTACTCGGGAGTTTTTCCGACTCTGTCTACATGAAATCAAGGACAAAATTGGCATCTTTGAAGGACCATCTAATGCTAAAGTCCTCACATGCAACTCCAAAG CGATGAAAGACAATGCATACTTCTATGCTGGCCAGATCATGGCAATGTCAATTGCCCATGGGGGGCAGAGTCCATGTTTCCTGTCTGAACTTATGTATGAGTGTCTTCAAAAGGGCCCTGACAATGTAAAGGTCAAAACTGAAGATAttactgatgaagaaacaaggtCACAGTTGCAGTTG atctTACAGGCCCAGACTGATTCACAACTACAAGATGCAGTTGCACAGGCAGCTAGCTTAATCAGTCTTGCTGGTCACAATGTTCGCATAACACTGGAGAAACAAACAGGAGACTGCTTTGGATCTGGCTCATTG TCAAAGTGCCTTTTTGTGAAGGCTGAAAAGGCCTTAACCGCAAATGATGTGGAGAATCTCTTCCAAATCATTCATTCTGAAAGAGGGAGTAATGCATTTCAAGCAGAGTGCCGGACCCTGGCTTTCTGGCAAGACTATCTTCAGGATGCTGAAA GATGTTCTTGTTTTCTTCCATTCACTGGATGTGACAGCATTCCAGCACTGGGTTTCTCTCCAACGCCAAGTCTTGAGTTCATTACCTGCTTCGGCCGATTTTCCAGTGGCCAATTACTTTGTGAACATATTCTAATGCTACGCATACCCGTTCATGCAGTGTACACTTCTTTCAGATCTGACATGGATTTTGCCATACGCAATTCACCAGGATTTGGAAGAGCGTGA